From Rhodococcus antarcticus, the proteins below share one genomic window:
- a CDS encoding SRPBCC family protein, with translation MTENTAPRIVVRRTVQAPASKVFTLLSDPARHAEIDGSGTVRAAVGTTPITTVGEVFVMEMHREARAAGADYRTDNHVVRLKPDRRIAWTTALVDDTPSGFFWEFELQLEDELTTEVVHTYDWSQVTDPAVLERVGFPLVSAAQMQATLDRLANAVA, from the coding sequence GTGACCGAGAACACAGCGCCCCGCATCGTCGTCCGCCGCACCGTCCAGGCCCCCGCGTCGAAGGTGTTCACCCTGTTGTCCGACCCGGCGCGGCACGCCGAGATCGACGGGTCCGGCACCGTCCGCGCGGCGGTCGGCACCACGCCGATCACGACGGTGGGCGAGGTGTTCGTCATGGAGATGCACCGCGAGGCGCGCGCGGCCGGAGCGGACTACCGCACCGACAACCACGTCGTCCGCCTGAAGCCCGACCGCCGCATCGCGTGGACCACGGCGCTGGTCGACGACACTCCGTCCGGCTTCTTCTGGGAGTTCGAGCTGCAGTTGGAGGACGAGCTGACCACCGAGGTCGTGCACACCTACGACTGGTCGCAGGTGACGGACCCGGCCGTGCTGGAGCGGGTGGGCTTCCCGCTGGTCTCGGCCGCGCAGATGCAGGCCACGCTCGACCGGCTGGCGAACGCCGTCGCCTGA